One window from the genome of Gadus macrocephalus chromosome 7, ASM3116895v1 encodes:
- the ftr82 gene encoding finTRIM family, member 82 encodes MAEPSSSDYFSCPLCVSLLRDPVAIPCGHSFCMDCISGYWNDADYTGIYICPQCKITFTQRPVLRPNATLTLVAEKIKKSGLNLNNGNVHSPAAAAAAAPSPAANSYAGPADVPCDFCSGKKLKAVKSCLNCLASYCEKHLKPHYESATFKRHKLVDELGNLDRKICPQHQKSLELFCRTDQMCICAICTVSEHRGHDIVSAEAERSEKQKLLGVSQAEIKQKCQERMKELDELRTSVDSLKSSAQRAMVESQKMFEEMIRSIERMRTEVTKLIGINEKAAFNQSEALVERLEQEIDELKKKEAGLKQLYSTEDHIHFLQNFNYLCTPTDDGFIPRVTVNPDFSFATARKAVSEIKERLEEYGREELLKISKSVNEVPVYTQVPTYTTETLQTNRSERTLDRRSRGKEIMTVDSAPPPEPKTRADFLKYFCQLKLDPNTAYRELHLSDSNKKVIRTRDLQPYSDTSERFDSFAQVLCREALSGGRFYWEIEWSGEFSIGVAYKGISRKGKGSLCLLGYNDKSWSLLCSDTGYSAWHNRVDKNVSGPHSPRIGVYLDHTAGVLAFYSISGSMSLLHRFETRFGEPLYPGFGVGTSVKICQLK; translated from the exons ATGGCTGAGCCCAGCTCTTCAGACTACTTTAGCTGTCCGCTATGTGTGAGCCTGCTGAGGGACCCGGTGGCCATCCCCTGTGGCCACAGCTTCTGCATGGACTGCATCAGCGGCTACTGGAACGATGCAGACTACACGGGGATCTACATTTGTCCCCAGTGCAAGATCACCTTCACCCAGAGGCCCGTGCTGAGGCCAAACGCCACGCTGACCCTGGTGGCCGAGAAGATCAAGAAGAGCGGCCTCAACCTCAACAACGGAAACGTCCacagccccgccgccgccgccgctgccgctccCAGCCCCGCCGCCAACAGCTACGCCGGGCCGGCCGACGTCCCCTGTGACTTCTGCTCCGGGAAGAAACTCAAGGCGGTCAAGTCCTGCCTGAACTGCCTGGCGTCGTACTGCGAGAAGCACCTGAAGCCCCACTACGAGTCGGCCACCTTCAAGAGGCACAAGCTGGTGGACGAGCTGGGGAACCTGGACAGGAAGATCTGCCCCCAGCACCAGAAGtccctggagctcttctgccggACGGATCAGATGTGCATCTGTGCCATCTGCACCGTCAGCGAGCACCGGGGCCATGACATCGTCTCGGCCGAGGCGGAGCGCAGCGAGAAACAG AAACTGCTGGGAGTCTCTCAGGCCGAGATCAAACAAAAGTGCCAGGAGAGGATGAAGGAGCTGGATGAGTTAAGGACCTCCGTGGACTCCCTGAAG AGCTCCGCCCAGAGAGCTATGGTGGAGAGTCAGAAGATGTTCGAAGAAATGATTCGCTCCATCGAGAGGATGAGGACAGAGGTCACCAAGTTGATTGGCATCAATGAGAAGGCCGCCTTCAACCAGTCCGAGGCCCTGGTGGAACGCCTGGAGCAGGAGATCGACGAGCTCAAGAAGAAGGAGGCGGGGCTAAAGCAGCTCTACAGCACTGAGGACCACATTCATTTCCTGCAG AACTTCAACTACCTCTGCACGCCGACGGACGACGGCTTCATCCCCCGTGTGACGGTGAACCCAGACTTCTCCTTCGCCACCGCCAGGAAGGCCGTGTCTGAGATCAAAGAGCGGCTGGAGGAGTACGGCCGAGAGGAGCTCCTCAAGATCTCCAAGTCAG TGAACGAGGTCCCAGTCTACACACAGGTTCCAACCTACACAACGGAGACCTTACAAACAAACCGCAGTGAGAGAACATTGGACAGAAGAAGCAGAG GCAAAGAAATAATGACAGTGGACAGTGCTCCCCCACCAGAGCCCAAAACCAGGGCAGACTTTCTCAAAT ACTTCTGCCAGCTGAagctggaccccaacacggcctaCAGGGAGCTGCATCTCTCCGACAGCAACAAGAAGGTGATCCGCACGCGGGACCTGCAGCCATACAGCGACACCTCGGAGCGCTTCGACAGCTTCGCCCAGGTGCTGTGCCGAGAGGCCCTGTCCGGTGGCCGCTTCTACTGGGAGATCGAGTGGAGCGGGGAGTTCTCCATCGGCGTGGCCTACAAGGGCATCAGCCGCAAGGGCAAGGGCTCGCTCTGCCTGCTGGGCTATAACGACAAGTCTTGGAGCTTGCTCTGCTCCGACACGGGTTACTCCGCCTGGCACAATCGGGTGGACAAGAACGTGTCCGGCCCGCATTCGCCACGGATAGGGGTGTATCTGGACCACACCGCGGGGGTCCTGGCCTTCTACAGCATCAGCGGCAGCATGAGCCTGCTGCATAGGTTCGAGACCCGCTTTGGCGAGCCTCTGTACCCTGGCTTCGGGGTTGGCACATCGGTCAAGATCTGTCAGCTGAAGTGA
- the ftr83 gene encoding finTRIM family, member 83 isoform X1 has translation MDHDHDHDHCHLCKESLRDPVSIPCGHVFCSICLKTYWDHTDPSGSFLCPQCRVSYNKRPTPRRVGSSRYASLPPRSSSEAFPPPPPSPDYNGGGGGGGGSGGYAGAQDVGCDICVGKKHKAVKSCLMCLASYCEKHLKPHYESATFKRHKLVDEIGHLDRQICPQHQKGLELFCKTDQMCICVLCTVKEHKGHDMVSAEQERAEEQQRLGATQAEIQERIHDRMKQMEELKQAVDSLKSSAQQAMQECEKLFSDMLRSIEKMQQEMSKLISSNKRAALSNAEGHMDRLTHEIADLKRRDNEITQLSRTEDHIHFIQSYQMLIAQTDAEELPTVSVNPYFSFGQITKSVSDIKQQLSEFGNEELVKMAKTVNKMPFCQLEDKEGKRRSTIKATTADEVAVYRSMPTQEPKHREDFLRFACALTLDPNTAYRQLYLSRSNRKAALKRDPQAYGDSPARFDCLPQVLCKEPLSGGPFYWEVDWSGEGAALGITYKGIKRTGYGDTCRIGYNRKSWSLFCSDSSYSARHSKDQLEINAPYAPRIGVFLDHAGGTLAFYSVGDTMTLIHRFKASFSEAVYAGFWVWYESAITIGQL, from the exons ATGGACCACGACCACGACCACGACCACTGCCACCTGTGCAAGGAGTCCCTCCGGGACCCCGTGTCCATCCCGTGCGGACACGTATTCTGCTCCATCTGCCTGAAGACCTACTGGGACCACACCGACCCGTCCGGCTCCTTCCTCTGCCCCCAGTGCCGCGTCTCGTACAACAAGAGGCCCACGCCGCGCCGGGTCGGCAGCTCGCGCTACGCCTCCttgcccccccgctcctcctccgagGCCTTCCCTCCCCCGCCGCCGTCCCCCGACTATaatggaggcggcggcggcggcggcggcagcggcggctaCGCGGGGGCCCAGGACGTGGGCTGTGACATCTGCGTGGGCAAGAAGCACAAGGCGGTCAAGTCGTGCCTCATGTGCCTGGCGTCGTACTGCGAGAAGCACCTGAAGCCCCACTACGAGTCGGCCACCTTCAAGAGGCACAAGCTGGTGGACGAGATCGGCCACCTGGACCGGCAGATCTGCCCCCAGCACCAGAAGggcctggagctcttctgcaagACGGACCAGATGTGCATCTGCGTGCTGTGCACCGTCAAGGAGCACAAGGGCCACGACATGGTGTCGGCCGAGCAGGAGCGggctgaggagcag CAACGGCTGGGCGCCACCCAGGCCGAGATCCAGGAGAGGATTCATGACCGCATGAAGCAGATGGAGGAGCTGAAACAGGCGGTGGACTCACTCAAG AGCTCGGCCCAGCAGGCCATGCAGGAGTGCGAGAAGCTCTTCAGCGACATGCTGCGCTCCATCGAGAAGATGCAGCAGGAGATGTCCAAGCTGATCTCGTCCAACAAGAGGGCGGCGCTCAGCAACGCCGAGGGTCACATGGACCGGCTGACCCACGAGATCGCCGACCTGAAGCGCCGCGACAACGAGATCACGCAGCTGTCCCGCACCGAGGACCACATCCACTTCATCCAG AGCTACCAGATGCTCATCGCCCAGACGGATGCGGAGGAGCTACCCACCGTCAGCGTCAACCCCTACTTCTCCTTCGGCCAGATCACCAAGTCCGTCTCTGACATCAAGCAGCAGCTCAGCGAGTTTGGCAACGAGGAGCTGGTCAAGATGGCCAAGACAG TTAACAAGATGCCGTTCTGTCAGCTGGAGGATAAGGAGGGCAAGAGAAGGTCTACGATCAAAG CTACCACAGCTGATGAAGTGGCCGTGTACCGATCAATGCCCACCCAGGAACCCAAGCACAGGGAAGACTTCTTAAGAT TCGCCTGCGCGCTGAccctggaccccaacacggcctaCCGGCAGCTGTACCTGTCCCGGAGCAACCGGAAGGCGGCCCTGAAGCGGGACCCGCAGGCGTACGGGGACAGCCCCGCCCGCTTCGACTGCCTGCCCCAGGTGCTGTGCAAGGAGCCGTTGTCGGGCGGGCCCTTCTACTGGGAGGTGGACTGGAGCGGCGAGGGGGCGGCCCTGGGGATCACCTACAAGGGCATCAAGCGCACGGGCTACGGGGACACCTGCCGCATCGGCTACAACCGCAAGTCCTGGAGCCTGTTCTGCTCGGACAGCAGCTACTCGGCGCGCCACAGCAAGGACCAGCTGGAGATCAACGCGCCGTACGCGCCGCGCATCGGCGTGTTCCTGGACCACGCCGGCGGCACGCTGGCCTTCTACAGCGTGGGGGACACCATGACGCTGATCCACCGCTTCAAGGCCTCCTTCAGCGAGGCCGTGTACGCCGGCTTCTGGGTCTGGTACGAGTCGGCCATCACCATCGGTCAGCTGTGA
- the ftr83 gene encoding finTRIM family, member 83 isoform X2, which yields MDHDHDHDHCHLCKESLRDPVSIPCGHVFCSICLKTYWDHTDPSGSFLCPQCRVSYNKRPTPRRVGSSRYASLPPRSSSEAFPPPPPSPDYNGGGGGGGGSGGYAGAQDVGCDICVGKKHKAVKSCLMCLASYCEKHLKPHYESATFKRHKLVDEIGHLDRQICPQHQKGLELFCKTDQMCICVLCTVKEHKGHDMVSAEQERAEEQQRLGATQAEIQERIHDRMKQMEELKQAVDSLKSSAQQAMQECEKLFSDMLRSIEKMQQEMSKLISSNKRAALSNAEGHMDRLTHEIADLKRRDNEITQLSRTEDHIHFIQSYQMLIAQTDAEELPTVSVNPYFSFGQITKSVSDIKQQLSEFGNEELVKMAKTVNKMPFCQLEDKEGKRRSTIKATTADEVAVYRSMPTQEPKHREDFLRYDRPARSGRTRRVTHQL from the exons ATGGACCACGACCACGACCACGACCACTGCCACCTGTGCAAGGAGTCCCTCCGGGACCCCGTGTCCATCCCGTGCGGACACGTATTCTGCTCCATCTGCCTGAAGACCTACTGGGACCACACCGACCCGTCCGGCTCCTTCCTCTGCCCCCAGTGCCGCGTCTCGTACAACAAGAGGCCCACGCCGCGCCGGGTCGGCAGCTCGCGCTACGCCTCCttgcccccccgctcctcctccgagGCCTTCCCTCCCCCGCCGCCGTCCCCCGACTATaatggaggcggcggcggcggcggcggcagcggcggctaCGCGGGGGCCCAGGACGTGGGCTGTGACATCTGCGTGGGCAAGAAGCACAAGGCGGTCAAGTCGTGCCTCATGTGCCTGGCGTCGTACTGCGAGAAGCACCTGAAGCCCCACTACGAGTCGGCCACCTTCAAGAGGCACAAGCTGGTGGACGAGATCGGCCACCTGGACCGGCAGATCTGCCCCCAGCACCAGAAGggcctggagctcttctgcaagACGGACCAGATGTGCATCTGCGTGCTGTGCACCGTCAAGGAGCACAAGGGCCACGACATGGTGTCGGCCGAGCAGGAGCGggctgaggagcag CAACGGCTGGGCGCCACCCAGGCCGAGATCCAGGAGAGGATTCATGACCGCATGAAGCAGATGGAGGAGCTGAAACAGGCGGTGGACTCACTCAAG AGCTCGGCCCAGCAGGCCATGCAGGAGTGCGAGAAGCTCTTCAGCGACATGCTGCGCTCCATCGAGAAGATGCAGCAGGAGATGTCCAAGCTGATCTCGTCCAACAAGAGGGCGGCGCTCAGCAACGCCGAGGGTCACATGGACCGGCTGACCCACGAGATCGCCGACCTGAAGCGCCGCGACAACGAGATCACGCAGCTGTCCCGCACCGAGGACCACATCCACTTCATCCAG AGCTACCAGATGCTCATCGCCCAGACGGATGCGGAGGAGCTACCCACCGTCAGCGTCAACCCCTACTTCTCCTTCGGCCAGATCACCAAGTCCGTCTCTGACATCAAGCAGCAGCTCAGCGAGTTTGGCAACGAGGAGCTGGTCAAGATGGCCAAGACAG TTAACAAGATGCCGTTCTGTCAGCTGGAGGATAAGGAGGGCAAGAGAAGGTCTACGATCAAAG CTACCACAGCTGATGAAGTGGCCGTGTACCGATCAATGCCCACCCAGGAACCCAAGCACAGGGAAGACTTCTTAAGAT ATGATAGGCCAGCCAGGTCTGGCCGGACCCGCCGGGTCACCCACCAGCTGTGA
- the ruvbl2 gene encoding ruvB-like 2: MAAQMSTTKVPEVRDITRIERIGAHSHIRGLGLDDALEPRQVSQGMVGQLASRRAAGVILEMIKDGHIAGRAVLIAGQPGTGKTAIAMGIAQALGTDTPFTAMAGSEIFSLEMSKTEALSQAFRKAMGVRIKEETEIIEGEVVEIQIDRPATGTGAKVGKLTLKTTEMETIYDLGNKMIESLSKEKVQAGDVITIDKATGKISKLGRSFTRARDYDAMGAQTQFVQCPEGELQKRKEVVHTVSLHEIDVINSRTQGFLALFSGDTGEIKSEVREQINAKVSEWREEGKAEIIPGVLFIDEVHMLDMECFSFLNRALETDLSPVLIMATNRGITRIRGTNYQSPHGIPIDLLDRLLIIATSPYTEKETRQILKIRCEEEDVEMSEEAHTVLTRIGMETSLRYAIQLISTAGLVCRKRRGTEVQVEDIKRVYSLFLDEARSSQYMKEYQDSFLFNETQAPTMDTS; encoded by the exons ATGGCTGCACAG ATGTCGACCACCAAGGTGCCCGAGGTCCGGGACATCACACGGATCGAGAGGATCG gtGCTCATTCCCACATCCGTGGCCTTGGTTTAGATGATGCCTTGGAGCCAAGACAG GTGTCCCAGGGGATGGTGGGCCAGTTGGCCTCCCGTCGGGCTGCGGGAGTCATCCTGGAGATGATCAAGGACGGCCACATCGCCGGAAGAGCTGTCCTCATAGCGGGTCAACCCGGCACAGGAAAGACCGCTATCGCCATGG GTATCGCCCAGGCTCTGGGCACCGACACGCCCTTCACTGCCATGGCCGGCAGCGAGATCTTCTCCCTGGAGATGAGCAAGACGGAAGCACTGAGCCAGGCTTTTAGAAAGGCCATGGGCGTGAGGATCAA AGAGGAAACGGAGATCATcgagggagaggtggtggagatccAGATTGATCGGCCCGCCACAGGGACG GGGGCCAAGGTGGGCAAGCTGACCCTGAAGACCACAGAGATGGAGACCATCTACGACCTGGGTAACAAGATGATCGAGAGCCTCAGCAAAGAGAAGGTTCAGGCTGG TGATGTTATAACCATCGACAAGGCCACCGGCAAGATCAGCAAGCTGGGTCGCTCCTTCACGAGAGCCAGAGACTACGACGCTATGGGGGCGCAG ACGCAGTTCGTGCAGTGTCCAGAAGGGGAGctgcagaagaggaaggaggtcgTGCACACGGTGTCCCTCCACGAGATCGATGTCATCAACAGCCGGACGCAGGGCTTCCTGGCGCTCTTCTCCGGGGACACGGGGGAGATCAAGTCGGAGGTGCGCGAGCAGATCAACGCCAAGGTGTCCGAGTGGAGGGAAGAGGGCAAAGCCGAGATCATCCCCGGG GTGTTGTTCATCGACGAGGTGCATATGCTGGACATGGAGTGCTTCTCCTTCCTGAACCGCGCGCTGGAGACCGACCTGTCCCCGGTCCtcatcatggccaccaacagAGGCATCACCAG GATCCGAGGCACCAACTACCAGAGCCCCCACGGCATCCCCATCGACCTGCTGGACCGCCTGCTCATCATCGCCACCTCGCCCTACACCGAGAAGGAGACGCGGCAGATCCTCAAGATCAG gtgtgaggaggaggacgtggagatGAGCGAGGAGGCCCACACGGTGCTGACCCGTATCGGCATGGAGACGTCGCTGCGCTACGCCATCCAGCTCATCAGCACCGCCGGCCTGGTGTGTCGCAAGCGCAGG GGGACAGAGGTGCAGGTGGAGGACATCAAGAGGGTGTACTCTCTGTTCCTGGACGAGGCCAGGTCCTCCCAGTACATGAAGGAGTACCAGGACTCCTTCCTCTTCAATGAAACGC AAGCACCTACAATGGACACCTCCTAA